One genomic window of Haemophilus haemolyticus includes the following:
- a CDS encoding YadA-like family protein, whose protein sequence is MNNIFKVIWNHATQTWTAVGELASAKGKSKSVKLAVISTALFSTGVYAAEHTAADGLISISHDTAAGTTVIPTDEQAKATGKDSIAVGKKAVAGKNGNIERATAIGYGANAESNDSLAIGSGASVIVNANNNLNKRSIAIGSQARVEPRADGGVSSGVHDAIAIGTRAMATAGNSVVIGRDARSKRGLKATFQSGENTVAIGSNASADWGSSIAIGANSRTIVGNGIAIGRDATAMYKIDGLANDGEGRIFTSMALGEKATSIGGASIAAGIETKSAGVKSVAVGNKAFANGLQSIAIGDKTYSSDRSSIAMGAYAETGWNSAKQAIAIGRQAHAATTDASAFGVETFAGGVRSIASGRKAAAYGNQALAIGSDDNGRNNNGAMAIGDNAAALGTKARAIGQQTIAFGNDSVAGVTEAESNAINTAYNTYRSAYNTYSNLNKAVNSADADNYAAKTNLSTEAQNLKLLINRYAETGTIYQAENNKIQNELTAAGITFSELTTLAGKLTASGEADMVNAQPMLDNEALINKIAAIENTETGKANEHLAYLVNLAKRLQNGITKAKTAQTALSTAKTAQTAGKAAYDEAEKVFKATYGSGKSKTGAIAIGRSSVAAAQTSVALGDDAEVVQNDSRNAFAAGASAKINGTSPNTVVIGANTTAGLTGYSTIDKVKRYATIGAPNATAVGSSSEVVLEKGSSFGYNNKVRGKGAGAFGVDNIVGERLKWTATGEKDPVTGLDTASVSPVEGQTGENSFVVGSNNWVWAKNVMVLGNNVRVYGIGRRLENRENAVVLGNNSDGEPTVKKVNSANVNGMVYSGFKGNLGATKTDGSEAEKADLALQGRFVSIGAPTKKIDKTITIADGKTNTTTVTTNLITGEESTTTASANTKDSDVAGTSTETVYGERQIKHVAAGEISSTSTDAINGSQLYAVASGLRDAFPVVYTDKDGNKLVKYPDGQYYPEGTVNINGKYYPAGTTADNVTDATEEVTPVTATNVIASMNNPVKTDEQDKAHNAGNNLTLTNVAQGANTIAYDAEGNPLVKVGNSYYNKDQFENGKLKATATATPTPTPTPTPSTNDAAATDLVKKAKTGLADLEHSVASNALTVADAKNLGWVVSVGKDGKDYADKVTNANEVRFNGTDGIKVTGETKDGVRHINISLEKGEVVKKGEYNIGGTTYVDLGGKLYKREDVDFSGETPTAKQGKQPSNYTVNADGKVVDNTTTTPVEVSNVDKGNHFVDGNTVYKAIQESGWTVGKVKNALADSKFQNADEKVNPSDEVRFADGKGITVKTATVDEVNTKGEKQTTTVVKFDTDLPINYANVKNSAGDNLKQANDGNWYKEADVNNDGTVKLTNNKAPEAQTPVKTGATLSDANSNMGNPYRTAIEDKAMAAAIKKVRGENPTATAKQLLPKVLEEAAKQVAELEKAEKAGKDKDVINAGKDGVQLNNVGWAENPDQAVNKDQLDQTVNKSGFFVQQNGKTTVEDAENKEETDPAKYEKVTPNDVVNFVNGKGTVIKAVTKRDAATGVDTTTVSVDVDTSTLSLPKGANTIAYNDKGEQIVNVDGKYYKAGDLTNGKPNTGAVEQTPVTPATGKSADQAKNGLIDLNNSNGGNAITISDAKNLGWVISTSDNNIATAVKNADVVDFKAEAGTGLTVKGKSENGKMTVTVGNDYIKANATGNAAKATGTNSVAIGGNSNAAVEDAVAIGNGATVEAEAAKGSVAIGAGAKAGKANVGSYSIDPSATVAGKTGPDTRVVSVGDKGNEAQIQNVAPGVISATSTDAVNGSQLHATNVQVNKNTQNINRVEGKVDNLSQVINNHAGEFNRLDRKVNKYGKEARAGIAGANAAAALPQVYTPGKSMVAASAGTFKGQNALAVGYSRASDNGKVILKLQGNANTSGDVGAGVGVGYQW, encoded by the coding sequence ATGAATAACATTTTTAAAGTAATTTGGAATCACGCCACGCAAACTTGGACAGCTGTAGGGGAATTAGCCTCAGCCAAAGGCAAATCAAAATCTGTAAAATTAGCCGTAATTTCTACCGCACTTTTTTCTACTGGAGTATATGCTGCGGAACATACAGCTGCAGATGGTTTAATCTCAATATCTCATGATACGGCGGCAGGTACAACGGTCATTCCGACCGACGAACAAGCCAAAGCAACCGGCAAAGATTCCATTGCCGTAGGCAAAAAAGCAGTAGCAGGAAAAAATGGCAATATTGAAAGAGCAACGGCGATAGGTTATGGGGCGAATGCTGAGAGTAACGACTCGCTTGCCATCGGTTCTGGCGCAAGTGTAATCGTCAATGCGAACAACAATCTTAATAAACGCAGTATTGCCATCGGCTCGCAGGCACGTGTCGAACCAAGAGCAGACGGCGGCGTATCAAGTGGCGTACATGATGCGATTGCTATCGGTACTCGCGCAATGGCGACGGCGGGCAATTCAGTGGTGATCGGCCGCGATGCCAGAAGCAAGCGGGGCTTGAAGGCCACTTTCCAATCAGGCGAAAACACCGTTGCCATCGGCTCCAACGCCAGCGCAGACTGGGGCAGCAGTATTGCCATCGGTGCAAACTCAAGAACCATTGTAGGAAACGGTATCGCCATCGGCAGGGATGCGACTGCCATGTATAAAATAGATGGTCTGGCGAACGATGGAGAGGGACGAATCTTTACCTCCATGGCATTGGGAGAAAAAGCCACCTCTATCGGCGGCGCATCAATTGCCGCAGGTATCGAAACCAAATCGGCAGGGGTGAAATCCGTTGCAGTCGGCAACAAAGCCTTTGCCAACGGTTTGCAAAGTATTGCGATTGGCGATAAGACATACAGTTCGGATAGATCCTCTATCGCAATGGGTGCATATGCGGAAACCGGTTGGAACAGTGCTAAGCAAGCAATAGCAATCGGCCGACAAGCACACGCTGCAACAACTGATGCTTCTGCCTTCGGTGTAGAAACCTTTGCCGGCGGCGTCCGCAGCATAGCATCGGGAAGAAAAGCAGCGGCTTATGGCAATCAAGCCTTAGCCATCGGTTCTGATGATAATGGGCGGAACAATAATGGCGCAATGGCGATTGGGGATAATGCGGCAGCATTAGGTACAAAAGCCCGTGCAATTGGACAACAAACCATTGCATTTGGTAATGATTCGGTTGCCGGGGTAACAGAAGCGGAATCAAACGCCATAAACACCGCCTACAACACATACCGCTCAGCCTACAACACATACAGCAATTTGAATAAAGCAGTTAATAGTGCGGATGCCGACAATTATGCGGCAAAAACCAATTTATCTACCGAAGCGCAAAACCTTAAGCTTCTGATTAACAGATACGCCGAAACCGGCACGATTTATCAGGCTGAAAATAACAAAATTCAAAACGAGTTGACTGCGGCAGGCATTACATTCAGCGAATTGACCACGCTGGCGGGAAAATTAACGGCAAGCGGTGAAGCAGATATGGTAAATGCACAACCGATGCTTGATAACGAAGCGCTGATTAACAAAATCGCCGCCATAGAAAATACCGAAACCGGTAAAGCAAACGAGCATCTGGCTTATTTGGTCAACCTGGCAAAACGGTTGCAAAACGGCATCACCAAAGCAAAAACAGCACAAACCGCTTTAAGCACTGCCAAAACAGCTCAAACAGCGGGTAAAGCAGCATACGATGAAGCCGAAAAAGTATTTAAAGCGACATACGGCAGCGGCAAATCCAAAACCGGTGCCATTGCTATCGGTCGTTCTTCCGTTGCAGCGGCACAAACATCCGTTGCATTGGGCGATGATGCGGAAGTGGTGCAAAATGACTCAAGAAATGCTTTTGCCGCAGGTGCAAGTGCCAAAATAAACGGCACATCTCCTAATACGGTGGTGATCGGTGCAAATACCACTGCAGGATTAACAGGTTACTCTACTATTGATAAGGTAAAACGATATGCCACTATTGGTGCGCCAAATGCAACTGCTGTTGGCTCGTCTAGCGAGGTTGTTTTAGAAAAGGGCTCATCTTTTGGTTATAACAATAAAGTAAGGGGCAAGGGTGCAGGAGCGTTTGGTGTTGACAATATTGTTGGAGAAAGACTGAAATGGACTGCTACAGGTGAAAAAGATCCTGTTACAGGTCTAGATACTGCCTCAGTCTCTCCTGTAGAAGGCCAAACTGGTGAGAATTCTTTCGTTGTTGGTTCAAACAACTGGGTATGGGCAAAAAATGTCATGGTGTTGGGTAATAATGTCAGAGTCTATGGCATAGGCCGCCGCCTGGAAAACCGTGAAAACGCCGTTGTGTTAGGTAACAACAGTGATGGCGAGCCGACAGTGAAAAAAGTCAACTCTGCCAATGTTAATGGAATGGTTTACAGCGGCTTCAAAGGCAACTTGGGCGCAACCAAAACAGACGGCTCGGAAGCAGAAAAAGCCGACTTGGCATTGCAAGGACGTTTTGTTTCTATCGGTGCGCCAACTAAAAAAATAGATAAAACTATTACCATTGCAGACGGCAAAACCAATACAACAACCGTAACGACAAATCTGATTACAGGCGAAGAATCGACAACTACGGCAAGTGCCAATACCAAAGACAGCGATGTTGCGGGCACTTCAACCGAAACCGTTTACGGCGAACGCCAAATCAAACACGTTGCAGCAGGCGAGATTTCTTCTACCTCAACCGATGCGATTAACGGTTCGCAACTTTATGCAGTCGCTTCCGGTTTACGTGATGCGTTCCCGGTGGTTTATACCGATAAAGATGGCAATAAGTTAGTGAAATACCCTGATGGCCAATATTACCCAGAAGGTACGGTAAACATTAATGGTAAATACTATCCTGCTGGCACAACGGCCGACAACGTAACTGACGCAACAGAAGAAGTAACGCCTGTTACCGCTACCAATGTTATTGCATCTATGAACAATCCTGTGAAAACTGATGAGCAAGATAAAGCTCATAATGCTGGTAATAACCTAACCTTAACCAACGTGGCACAGGGGGCGAATACTATTGCTTATGATGCTGAAGGTAATCCATTAGTTAAAGTGGGTAATTCATATTACAATAAAGACCAATTTGAAAATGGTAAATTGAAAGCAACAGCAACAGCAACACCGACTCCGACTCCGACTCCGACTCCATCAACAAATGATGCTGCAGCGACAGATCTGGTGAAAAAAGCAAAAACTGGCTTAGCTGATTTAGAGCACTCTGTTGCGTCTAATGCATTAACTGTCGCTGATGCGAAAAACTTGGGTTGGGTGGTTTCCGTTGGTAAAGATGGAAAAGATTACGCTGATAAAGTGACCAATGCAAACGAAGTGCGCTTTAATGGCACTGACGGTATTAAAGTAACGGGTGAAACAAAAGATGGTGTTCGTCATATCAACATTTCTCTTGAAAAAGGTGAAGTAGTTAAAAAAGGCGAATATAACATTGGTGGTACAACTTATGTTGATCTTGGCGGTAAACTCTACAAAAGAGAAGACGTAGATTTCAGCGGTGAAACTCCAACAGCAAAACAAGGTAAACAGCCTTCAAATTACACGGTAAATGCTGATGGAAAAGTGGTAGATAACACCACAACAACCCCTGTTGAAGTGAGCAATGTTGATAAGGGTAATCACTTTGTTGATGGCAACACGGTTTACAAAGCAATCCAAGAATCTGGTTGGACTGTAGGCAAAGTAAAAAATGCTCTTGCAGATAGTAAATTCCAAAATGCAGATGAAAAAGTTAATCCGAGTGATGAAGTTCGTTTTGCTGATGGAAAAGGTATCACTGTGAAAACTGCAACCGTTGACGAAGTCAATACCAAAGGTGAAAAACAAACCACAACCGTGGTGAAATTCGACACTGATTTGCCTATTAATTACGCAAACGTGAAAAATTCAGCTGGTGATAACTTAAAACAAGCGAATGATGGTAACTGGTATAAAGAGGCTGATGTTAATAATGATGGCACAGTGAAATTGACCAATAACAAAGCCCCTGAAGCGCAAACACCTGTGAAAACGGGCGCTACTTTATCTGATGCCAACTCAAATATGGGCAATCCATACCGCACTGCAATTGAAGATAAAGCAATGGCGGCGGCAATTAAAAAAGTACGAGGCGAGAATCCAACTGCAACCGCAAAACAACTTTTACCAAAAGTATTAGAAGAAGCTGCGAAACAAGTTGCGGAATTGGAGAAAGCTGAAAAAGCCGGCAAAGACAAAGATGTGATTAACGCAGGTAAAGACGGCGTTCAATTAAACAATGTTGGTTGGGCAGAAAATCCTGATCAAGCGGTGAATAAAGACCAACTTGATCAAACTGTGAATAAATCGGGCTTCTTTGTTCAACAAAACGGTAAAACAACTGTAGAAGACGCTGAAAACAAAGAAGAAACTGATCCGGCGAAATATGAAAAAGTAACGCCGAACGATGTAGTCAACTTTGTAAATGGTAAAGGTACTGTTATTAAAGCAGTAACTAAACGCGATGCTGCTACAGGTGTAGATACGACGACAGTTTCTGTAGATGTTGATACCAGCACATTAAGTTTACCTAAGGGTGCAAATACCATTGCCTATAATGACAAGGGTGAGCAAATCGTCAATGTAGATGGTAAATATTACAAAGCAGGCGACTTAACAAATGGTAAACCAAACACAGGTGCTGTAGAACAAACACCAGTTACGCCAGCAACGGGTAAATCAGCTGATCAGGCGAAAAATGGTTTAATTGATTTAAATAATTCGAATGGTGGAAACGCAATTACCATTTCTGATGCGAAAAACTTAGGTTGGGTGATTTCAACCTCTGACAATAACATCGCTACCGCTGTGAAAAATGCGGATGTAGTTGATTTTAAAGCAGAGGCAGGCACTGGACTTACCGTAAAAGGCAAGTCTGAAAACGGTAAGATGACTGTAACTGTAGGCAACGACTATATCAAAGCAAATGCCACTGGTAATGCGGCGAAAGCAACTGGCACAAATAGTGTCGCAATTGGCGGAAACAGCAATGCAGCTGTTGAAGATGCAGTTGCCATTGGCAACGGTGCTACAGTTGAAGCGGAAGCAGCTAAAGGTTCTGTCGCAATCGGAGCTGGTGCGAAAGCCGGTAAAGCAAATGTTGGTAGTTATAGTATTGATCCTTCAGCAACTGTTGCGGGTAAAACAGGTCCAGACACTCGTGTGGTTTCTGTAGGTGATAAGGGTAACGAAGCTCAAATCCAAAATGTTGCACCAGGTGTAATCTCTGCAACTTCAACAGATGCAGTAAATGGTAGCCAATTACATGCAACTAATGTTCAAGTGAATAAAAATACACAGAATATTAATCGCGTTGAAGGTAAAGTTGATAATCTTAGCCAAGTTATTAACAACCATGCAGGTGAATTTAACCGCCTAGACAGAAAAGTTAATAAATATGGCAAAGAAGCTCGTGCTGGTATCGCGGGTGCAAATGCAGCGGCAGCATTACCACAGGTTTACACACCGGGTAAATCAATGGTTGCGGCTTCGGCTGGTACATTCAAAGGCCAAAATGCTTTAGCTGTAGGTTACTCTCGTGCAAGCGACAATGGCAAGGTGATCTTAAAACTTCAAGGTAACGCAAACACCAGTGGTGATGTGGGTGCCGGAGTTGGCGTAGGTTACCAATGGTAA
- a CDS encoding autotransporter assembly complex protein TamA, translated as MKKKSLKLTALFLALSCFPVFAEQTVDIEVQGIRGFRAVRNTDLNVHLINKEEMDGSERYQHLVTQAVDRGLRVFGYYESSVRFERKQRQGKRDLLIAHVTPGEPTKIAGTDVQIEGEAAQDENFDALRKNLPKEGVLVEHQTYDDYKTAISRLALNRGYFDGEFKISRLEISPETHQAWWRMLFDSGVRYHYGNITFSHSQIRDDYLNNILNIKSGDPYLMNNLSDLTSDFSSSNWFSSVLVQPNVNHKSKTVDVEIILYPRKKNAMELGVGFATDGGVHTQIGWTKPWINSRGHSFRTNLYLSAPKQTLEATYRMPLLKNPLNYYYDYSVGWEGEKENDTNTRALTLSALRYWNNAHGWQYFGGLRARYDSFTQADITDKTFLLYPTVGFTRTRLRGGSFATWGDVQKITFDVGNKVWLSEASFVKVQASSAWIRTYAENHRIVARAEVGYLHTKDIEKIPPALRFFAGGDRSVRGYGYKKIAPKNKNGKLVGGSRLLAGSLEYQYQVYPNWWAATFADSGLAANDYTTKELRYGAGVGVRWASPVGAIKFDIATPIRDKDNSKNIQFYIGLGTEI; from the coding sequence ATGAAGAAAAAATCGCTAAAACTCACCGCACTTTTTTTGGCATTAAGTTGCTTTCCTGTATTTGCGGAACAAACTGTTGATATTGAAGTTCAAGGTATCCGTGGTTTTCGTGCTGTTCGTAATACGGATCTCAATGTTCATCTGATTAATAAAGAAGAAATGGATGGCTCTGAACGCTATCAACATTTAGTCACTCAAGCTGTGGATCGTGGTTTGCGTGTGTTTGGTTATTATGAATCTTCCGTGCGTTTTGAACGAAAACAGCGTCAAGGCAAACGCGATTTATTAATTGCTCATGTTACACCGGGCGAGCCAACAAAAATTGCGGGCACTGATGTGCAAATTGAAGGGGAAGCCGCACAAGATGAAAATTTTGATGCGTTACGTAAAAACTTGCCGAAAGAAGGCGTTTTGGTTGAACACCAGACTTATGATGATTACAAAACAGCGATCTCACGTTTAGCATTAAATCGTGGATATTTTGATGGGGAATTTAAAATTTCACGTTTAGAAATCAGCCCTGAAACCCATCAAGCATGGTGGCGAATGTTATTTGATAGCGGTGTTCGTTATCATTATGGCAATATTACTTTTAGCCATTCACAAATTCGGGATGATTACTTAAATAATATTCTTAATATCAAATCTGGTGATCCGTATTTAATGAATAACTTATCGGATTTAACCAGTGATTTTTCGTCTTCAAATTGGTTTAGTTCAGTATTAGTTCAACCTAACGTTAATCATAAAAGCAAAACTGTAGATGTGGAGATTATTCTTTATCCTCGTAAAAAAAATGCGATGGAACTAGGGGTGGGCTTTGCAACTGATGGTGGCGTGCACACCCAAATTGGTTGGACAAAGCCTTGGATTAATAGCCGTGGACATAGTTTCCGCACTAATCTTTATCTCTCTGCACCAAAACAAACTTTAGAGGCAACTTATCGAATGCCTCTACTTAAAAATCCATTAAATTATTACTATGATTACTCTGTCGGTTGGGAAGGTGAAAAAGAGAATGATACCAATACGAGAGCGCTTACATTGTCCGCGTTACGTTATTGGAACAACGCACATGGCTGGCAATATTTTGGCGGACTTCGTGCGCGATACGACAGTTTTACACAAGCCGATATAACCGATAAAACTTTCCTCCTTTATCCAACGGTCGGATTTACTCGCACCCGATTACGTGGCGGTTCTTTTGCAACTTGGGGCGATGTACAAAAAATTACTTTTGATGTGGGTAACAAAGTTTGGTTATCGGAAGCGTCTTTCGTAAAAGTGCAAGCCTCTAGTGCATGGATTCGTACTTATGCGGAAAATCACCGTATCGTTGCTCGTGCAGAGGTTGGGTATTTACATACAAAGGATATTGAAAAAATTCCGCCCGCACTTCGTTTCTTTGCTGGTGGCGATCGTAGTGTACGCGGTTACGGCTATAAAAAAATTGCGCCAAAAAATAAAAACGGAAAATTGGTTGGTGGTTCGCGATTACTTGCGGGTTCTTTAGAATATCAATATCAAGTTTATCCGAATTGGTGGGCGGCGACCTTCGCAGATAGCGGATTAGCAGCTAATGATTACACGACTAAAGAATTGCGTTATGGCGCAGGCGTTGGTGTCCGTTGGGCATCACCAGTGGGCGCAATTAAATTTGATATAGCCACCCCGATTCGTGATAAAGATAACAGCAAAAATATTCAATTTTACATCGGACTTGGTACTGAAATTTAA